The Leguminivora glycinivorella isolate SPB_JAAS2020 chromosome 2, LegGlyc_1.1, whole genome shotgun sequence DNA window CTCTACCCTCTACTCtctataagataagatattcACACAAGTTACTCTAATCGAGATTACATTATTAATGttgatgttaaataaattaagaaaataccTATTAAGTATAAGTTCATTGCTGTACCATTTTCACAGTGATGTTTAAATCAAAACGTTTGTTAAGAGTCGGATTCAAAACGGTATTGCAAGTATTGCTCCGGGAACTCCGCTCCGGCTGAAaacaatttaagtatatttgctGAATTTAATAGCTTCGATTTAGATGTGGTTCATGACAGTGCACCGTGCTCCCCAATGAAGGACCATGTAGATTTAAAGGAGTCTGTGCACTTAGAGGGCGGCAGTGATCCCAGAGTGACATTGAAggggtcaaataaaattaaaaaatacttaaagttAAGCAAATTTATAAAGAAATCAAAGCTTTTAGTTAAACGACAAAATTCTATGTTTAAGACAATACAGTCCAGATGTAACAGTGTCGCCTTAAGCGATGAACTTCTAAATTGTCAACACCGACTCGACCTGACAGCACAGGAGTTGAACAGTCGCTCCGATGAATTGTACAAATTAGAATCAAAACTGAAAGACCTGAATAATAGATATGAATTGACAAGTAATGCATTACACGAGTACATATCTTTTATGAATAATGTTCTAGATCCATCGAGCGGGTACCCGGTGTGTATGGACTCGCCTGCGCCTGCTCGGCGGCGCCCCGCCGCGCCGCACTCGCCGGCGCTCCGTGCCGCGCTGGCGGCGCCGGGGTCGCCCGCGCTGCGTGCCTTGTTCGCGCCGCGCCCGagccccgcgcccgcgcccgcgcccgcgcccgcgcccgcgccctctCCGCGCCGCGAGCCCGagcccgccgcccgccgccctGTCCCGCCGAGCCCCGCCGTCGCCGCGCCGGCTCCGTCGCCGCCGAGCCTCCTGCGGCTGGCTCTCGAGCGGCTGACCGTCGAGCCTGAGCCGCGGTCGCCGGCCCCGACACCGTCGAGCCTCCTGCGGCTGGCTCTGGAGCGGCTGACCGTCGAGCCTGAGCCTCGGCCGCCGGCCCCGTCGCCGGCGCGCGCGTCGAGCGCGGCGCCCGCCCCGGCGCCCGGCGCTCCGCGCGCTCGGAGCCGGGACCCTCCGCGGTCGACGGTCATCTATTCTGACGCAATCGGGGCCGGCCTCGGCGTGCTGCTGGGTGAATGTCTCCGGCAAAGTGTAACAAATGTGTGCTTGCGTGGTGCCTCCGTCGAATCGGTCGTGCGCCGCCTGGCGAGGGACAAGTTTGACAGTGGCACCACTCTGATTATACACCTCGGCGATAGTGTGGGTGTGAAGAGATCTCACGTGGGATCCCTCATACGCACGCTGTCCGACATTGAGCGACAtggaatttataaaattattttatgctcTTTTCCGTATTCTGACTCTGTTTCCCATGAGCACAACGTTAGAGTGTCGGAGTTAAATTCCATGTTGTACAATGCGACTTGTTACGAAAGCGCTTACCATTTTATTGATCTGAACATTATgtataaaagaaataattaccGTTTTAGACTAAGagataattatttgaatgtacCACGGAATTGTAAAGTGACGACAGCAAAATTACTAGCTTACAACGTAGAACCGGGGTTTTTTGACATTTCGGCCAGTGGCAACGGTGCCGGCCGCGCGGCGAGCGCCGGCGCGTGCGCAGCCTCCCCGCGGGCCGCCCACAGCATTTAAACTGACGGCTGAGACAGCGGAGAGGCCCCGTGAGCTTAGGTTAGTTCACCAAAACCTACAGGGCTTCTCCAGCAAAGAGTTAGAGGTGGTTCTTTTCTTAGAATCACAAGATATTGATGTCATGTGCGTTACGGAGCACtggctcaaagaatatgaaTTATTAGTATTTAATATCTGTAATTATGACATAATTAGCTCGTTCAGTAGAAAGTCCGCCATTCACGGGGGATCATTGattatagtaaaaaataaatttaaatgtaaagaaagaaatGACATAGTTAAACTTTCTACTGAGCGAACTATAGAAATATCATGTATAGAATTGGAGGATCACATTATAATGTGCGTCTACAGACCACCTTCGGCGGATTTTAGCGTTTTTGAGTCTGTGATGGAAGATGCGTTGAGACGAGTGTTTGTTAGCAGTAAGAAGATAATAATTTGTGGGGACTTTAATGTTAATATACTAGATCCCACGCATGGACACACAGTTAGATTCTTAAATCTTTTTCAGTCTTTTGACTTGTTTCCGCTTTTCCACGAGCCCACAAGAATTACAGCCAGTACGGCGACTTGTTTGGATAATATATTCTGTAATTGTGAAGTTGAAAAGAAAGATGTCTTTAGTTGTTTCAGCTCTGATCACTGTGGTCAGAAAGCTTATttccaagtcaacattgtaaaaCAACAGCAAGCGATTACGTATAGGCCTATCACTGCTAGCCGAATGGATAAGTTTAGAGAATCTATTATATCGCAGGTACCTACTTTGACAGGTATAAGCAAGCAAGATCCTGATACATTATACGGGGAACTGTCGAGTGTCATCCACGACGTCCACAagaatatttttaagacgaaGACTGTACAGCAAGGCcaattgaagtcaaagtttagtGACTGGGCCACCGTCGGTATCCACAGAAGCAGGAAGAGATTGTATGACCTGTATGAAATGAGGAATTTTAACCATGATGAAAATTTTACTGAATATGTAAGGAGGTATTCAAAAGTGTTTAAGAAAGTTTGCGCCGCGGCTAAGTCTGCATTCTTAAGCAAGAAGGTCAGGTCGgcagacaataaaataaaagctacCTGGAATATGATAAACGCTGAAACCGGGAAGACGAAACCCCGTGATGGCCATTACACACTAAAAGTTCAAGACCAAGTATTGTCTGCAGACGACGATGTTGCTGGCGCCTTTCAACACTTTTTCACCAACATAGCCACTGATACTACACGGAATTTAAACTCCTCTGTAGTTAAGGCAGGTCTCTACTTGGACAATTACAATGTTAAGAAATGCAGCATGGaattatatttccaatttaCTGACCCCGAAGAGATTATTAAAACTTTCAAGTccttaaaagttaaaaacagtGAGGACATTTGGGGGATATCTGTGAAAGTCGTGTATTCAATTATTGACGTCGTGGCACCTTATCTAGCCGATGTGTTTAACGCTTGTGTTAGGGAATGTGTGTTTCCCAATCTGATGAAGTATAGTAAGGTTATTCCTCTGTTTAAATCAGGCAGCAAGGATGACCTTGGAAATTTTAGACCAATTTCCATACTTCCCGTTCTCagcaaagtgtttgagaaaattatattgaaccagTTGCTTCGACATTTTAACACGAATGGATTACTTCAGCATcagcaatttggttttacacgagGTCGTTCGACGACAGATGCTGCCTCTGTGCTAATCAAGCACATATACGATGCCTGGGAACTCTCGTTAGATGCTATCGGTATTTTCTGCGATCTCTCCAAAGCTTTCGATTGTGTGGAGCACGACACACTACTACACAAGCTGAAGCACTACGGTCTATCCTCTAAAGCTTTACAGCTTGTTGAATCTTACTTAAACGAAAGAACCCAGAAAGTGGTTGTAAATGGTACTGAATCTAACGGTACAACTGTAAAGCTTGGAGTACCACAGGGTTCTATTCTGGGACCTTTTCTTTTCCTtgtgtatataaatgatttgccatgtcttgtaaagaacaaatgtgagatagtcttatttgctgatgatacttcactaattttcaaagttgataggcaactgagtgactatagccatgtgaatgaaactttgaaggaggtactagaatggtttacagcaaataacttgctccttaatgccaagaagacgaaatgtgttaaattctctttacccaatgtaaggaagacagatactaccatcacgctgaatggcgaaaacctggaccttgtcgagaatacgctctttcttggtcttactttagattgcaatctgcaatggggtcctcatatatctgccctagcaaaaaggttgagctctgccgcgtatgccgtaaggagaattaggcaattaactgatgtggagacagctcgcctagtttatttcagttactttcatagtgttatgtcttacggcatattggcctggggaaaagcagcagatattcaaaccatcttcgttctccagaaacgggcaatacgatctatctacaacatggcgtcacgtgactcactgaaggaacgctttaaggagatagacatccttacagtagcttcacaatacatactagatgtgataatgtatactcataagaatatagagtcctttaagaaactgtcagatattcatagttataatacacggaacaaacataagctagcggtttccaagtttcgtctacagaaagtgaagaaatcgttcctgggaaactgtgtaacattttataataaggtacccttagaggcatgggatctgccctttacttcattcaagaagtacataaaaagtgcacttctcaaaaaggggtactacaaaattgatgattacctgggagatactacaccatggccgactatccaggctcaaaatctgtcatagttttgctagcagtgtcccgggagacattgtgtcatgcttaaggcgctgttgctactggctgtttaaattattgatccttattattgtataattataatttggtatatatatatatattgacttgttgagtacatactagttatgtattctgtagaattagttggagattgctagcttaacagtctcttgacgtgaaatttgtatttcatacgcatttttttttctatttctagttcttttgacacttggagaacctttacacctccaaatttttattttttattatatcccattaattataattgactgtggggaccttttacatctcccaagatcttgttttcaattaagtcaatttaaactatgtaacatacaagcacggaatgttgtgtcttacatctaggtataccgtattcacttattattggaatatttaatacagcccggacagcttgaacatgtcatgctcgctaaaaagtctttgcttacggtgacgtcgttgatcgggtcgccaccttcccgaatgaaggttgagggaggcgatggctgagatacgcgccatattcgtgaacgggtgctgtttgtgaagaccggtctgtttcagctaataggggctatgctattctatgtaacattaattttgaatgagattacgttgaggcactctgttcggtccttgtttgtttatttttctttctgactcttggagaccatatacatctccaaggaaaaaagtagattaagtatacatatatattttttttttcctttgcttaagacaacaagagtcttttacaactctaaagttattttagttattcggtttttttcttcatgtataatttttttagatgtactttgacacttagagactctata harbors:
- the LOC125238632 gene encoding vegetative cell wall protein gp1-like; its protein translation is MKDHVDLKESVHLEGGSDPRTIQSRCNSVALSDELLNCQHRLDLTAQELNSRSDELYKLESKLKDLNNRYELTSNALHEYISFMNNVLDPSSGYPVCMDSPAPARRRPAAPHSPALRAALAAPGSPALRALFAPRPSPAPAPAPAPAPAPSPRREPEPAARRPVPPSPAVAAPAPSPPSLLRLALERLTVEPEPRSPAPTPSSLLRLALERLTVEPEPRPPAPSPARASSAAPAPAPGAPRARSRDPPRSTVIYSDAIGAGLGVLLGECLRQSVTNVCLRGASVESVVRRLARDKFDSGTTLIIHLGDSGQSRRGRVSHNSQLGYGTRELAGALATQKEQSLKLAIETQSGFVRLLQKRDRES